In the genome of Deinococcus sp. QL22, one region contains:
- a CDS encoding transposase — protein sequence MLRSLVSTAPCDGAVLVIDETGDRRYGTHTAHVGQQYLGSLGKVDSGIVTVHVLYDTPNASVPLKFVPYTPAHHFERKTSDPAFKTKPQLALDLIDAVRFDWPYRAVIADSFYGRNEVFQTHLIRQHIPFVLALPASHTWWPADQPGSALELALRARLGNLSCARMPMDIKRSNGSPNDSAAPSGRTKLFGGLSSRRIRWSCQKIARNI from the coding sequence ATGCTGCGAAGCCTTGTCAGCACTGCGCCGTGTGACGGCGCGGTGCTGGTGATTGACGAGACAGGCGACCGGAGATACGGCACGCACACCGCGCATGTGGGTCAGCAATATTTGGGGAGTTTGGGCAAGGTCGATTCGGGAATCGTGACCGTCCATGTGCTGTATGACACGCCAAACGCCTCTGTCCCCTTGAAATTCGTGCCGTATACACCAGCGCATCATTTTGAACGGAAAACCAGTGATCCCGCATTCAAAACGAAACCCCAACTTGCGCTTGACCTGATTGACGCGGTTCGATTCGATTGGCCGTATCGGGCGGTGATCGCAGACAGTTTCTACGGGCGTAATGAGGTCTTCCAGACCCACCTGATCCGTCAGCACATTCCCTTCGTGTTGGCCCTGCCCGCATCCCATACGTGGTGGCCTGCAGATCAACCCGGGAGCGCCCTGGAGCTGGCGCTGCGTGCGCGGCTTGGCAACCTCTCGTGCGCACGTATGCCAATGGACATCAAGAGATCAAATGGGTCGCCGAACGACAGTGCGGCCCCTTCGGGCCGCACCAAAC
- a CDS encoding diguanylate cyclase: protein MARLRTTIPPSGHTVLVVDDDDDLRATLCRLLEVDGHEVLSAASGGQALELCRGRDIHIMLLDYFMPGMTGEEVVKHVRTFDSKVQIVLQTGYASEKLPRQMLRDLDIQGYHDKSEGPDKLLVWVDAALKTYKHVRALHASRSGLEYILKATPELHRLQPLDDLLLGILLQIQGLLGFTSAMLATLTPEGAVPTLSGALFTPELQELTLRIGTGRFGHTDWTVLTPEEQTLIRAALDSGQAHLGSQVILPLKAGERTLGVVMVDNPVQGSGDLHLLEIFAAQAAVAIENARLYSLATVDDLTGLVNKRAWLVRLEETIQLAARHEFSTSVLLLDLDHFKSVNDTYGHLAGDYVLAALGSCIQQQLRRSDVAGRYGGEELAVLLPHTSEAGALIIAERLRAAIEDLPLRWNGQSISVTVSIGTASLPHLVVLTPEDLVVDIFARADQSLYRAKRQGRNRVIQYATSTLEGSVQVSHPPI from the coding sequence ATGGCCAGATTACGCACCACCATTCCACCTTCCGGGCATACCGTGCTGGTGGTCGACGACGACGACGATCTGCGCGCCACCCTCTGCCGCCTGCTCGAAGTCGATGGACATGAGGTCTTGTCTGCAGCCAGTGGTGGACAGGCCCTAGAGCTGTGCCGTGGACGTGACATCCATATCATGCTGCTCGATTACTTTATGCCGGGCATGACCGGTGAAGAGGTGGTCAAGCACGTGCGCACCTTCGATTCCAAAGTCCAGATTGTTCTGCAGACCGGTTATGCTTCGGAAAAGCTCCCCCGGCAAATGCTGCGCGACTTAGACATTCAGGGCTATCACGATAAGTCTGAAGGTCCTGACAAGCTGCTGGTCTGGGTGGACGCGGCCCTGAAAACCTACAAGCATGTTCGGGCGCTGCACGCTTCGCGCAGCGGTCTGGAGTACATCCTGAAAGCCACGCCGGAATTGCACCGTTTGCAACCCCTGGACGATTTGCTGCTCGGCATTTTGCTGCAGATTCAGGGCCTGCTGGGCTTTACCAGTGCCATGCTCGCCACCTTGACGCCAGAAGGGGCCGTGCCGACTCTCAGCGGCGCCCTGTTCACTCCCGAACTCCAGGAGTTGACCCTCCGGATCGGCACGGGCCGCTTTGGCCACACCGATTGGACGGTGTTGACGCCGGAGGAACAAACCCTGATCCGCGCCGCGCTCGACAGTGGTCAGGCCCACCTCGGCTCGCAGGTGATCTTGCCGCTGAAGGCGGGAGAGCGCACGCTGGGCGTGGTTATGGTCGACAACCCGGTGCAGGGTAGTGGTGACCTGCACCTGCTCGAAATCTTTGCCGCTCAGGCCGCGGTAGCCATCGAAAACGCTCGGCTCTACAGCTTGGCGACCGTGGATGATCTGACGGGGCTGGTGAACAAACGCGCGTGGTTGGTGCGGCTGGAGGAAACAATTCAGCTGGCGGCCCGGCATGAGTTTTCCACCAGTGTGCTGCTGCTGGATCTCGATCATTTTAAGTCGGTGAATGACACGTACGGTCACCTGGCAGGTGACTATGTGCTGGCCGCGTTGGGTAGCTGTATCCAGCAGCAGCTGCGCCGTTCGGATGTGGCCGGGCGTTACGGCGGCGAAGAACTGGCGGTCTTGTTGCCGCATACGTCGGAGGCGGGCGCCTTGATCATTGCCGAGCGCCTGCGAGCAGCCATAGAGGACTTGCCGCTCCGCTGGAACGGTCAAAGCATTAGCGTGACGGTGAGCATCGGCACCGCGAGTTTGCCGCACCTGGTGGTGCTGACTCCCGAAGATCTGGTGGTGGACATCTTCGCCCGGGCTGACCAGTCGCTGTATCGGGCCAAGCGGCAAGGCCGCAACCGGGTTATTCAATACGCCACATCGACCCTGGAGGGTTCTGTTCAGGTAAGTCATCCCCCCATTTAG
- a CDS encoding DUF305 domain-containing protein: MKSIPVVIVTAALGLGVYAFAQNTMGGMDHSQMGATPAKTQAPMAGMAMGAMDMSGLGKLSGKAFDRAFLSMMVPHHQAAVDMARAVLPVSKDATVKVWANAVIRDQNREINEMNALLKTYGGKDAMMAASMMKGMAGMADMVKKAKNPDMAFVEGMLPHHASAIEMANMALQKTPNSKMLPLARNIVTAQAKEMYDFRVWLMKRGM, from the coding sequence ATGAAAAGCATTCCTGTTGTGATCGTGACTGCGGCCTTAGGCCTCGGCGTGTACGCCTTTGCTCAAAACACGATGGGTGGGATGGATCATAGCCAGATGGGCGCCACGCCGGCGAAAACCCAAGCACCGATGGCGGGTATGGCCATGGGCGCCATGGACATGAGTGGACTGGGGAAACTGAGTGGCAAGGCGTTTGACCGGGCCTTTCTCAGCATGATGGTGCCCCACCACCAGGCAGCCGTTGATATGGCCCGGGCCGTTTTGCCGGTCAGCAAAGACGCCACCGTCAAAGTGTGGGCCAATGCGGTCATCAGAGATCAGAACCGCGAGATCAACGAGATGAATGCCCTGCTCAAGACCTACGGCGGGAAAGACGCGATGATGGCGGCCAGCATGATGAAAGGCATGGCTGGCATGGCGGACATGGTCAAGAAAGCCAAGAACCCGGACATGGCCTTTGTTGAAGGCATGCTGCCGCACCACGCTTCGGCCATTGAGATGGCCAATATGGCCCTGCAAAAGACGCCCAACTCGAAGATGTTGCCGTTGGCCCGCAATATCGTGACGGCCCAGGCCAAAGAAATGTATGACTTCCGCGTCTGGTTGATGAAACGTGGGATGTAA
- a CDS encoding peptidoglycan DD-metalloendopeptidase family protein — protein MLIRTFAAVLMTTIAFAGAATLQVRPSDKLTELTNRPGITSRALLQLNPCLNPRLLQVGTVLRVPGSSGAAGSVVVKAGDTLSGIARQKGMTVTALLTVNPRVDPRRALQIGQKLNLPPVTVLIRRSASPVLRTQSTGIRVTAVMPVQGRLTTPYRTGHEGLDIAAPTGTLIRAARSGVVIESRFDGRTGWGWTIVIDHGGGLKTRYSHNSANLARVGAQVQMGDVIARVGSTGNSTGPHLDYRVIQNGQTINPMAWY, from the coding sequence ATGCTGATTCGTACCTTCGCCGCTGTATTGATGACGACGATTGCTTTTGCTGGGGCAGCCACGCTTCAGGTGCGCCCAAGCGACAAATTGACTGAACTGACCAACCGGCCGGGCATCACTTCTCGAGCGCTCTTGCAACTTAATCCTTGTTTGAATCCACGCCTGCTTCAGGTCGGTACCGTGCTGCGGGTGCCTGGTTCTTCAGGGGCGGCAGGCAGCGTGGTGGTGAAAGCAGGCGATACGTTGAGCGGCATCGCCCGGCAAAAGGGGATGACTGTGACTGCCCTCTTGACGGTCAATCCCCGAGTTGATCCGCGCCGCGCCCTGCAGATCGGACAGAAGCTGAATCTTCCTCCGGTCACAGTCCTGATTCGCCGCTCGGCCTCTCCGGTGCTCCGCACCCAGTCGACGGGGATCCGGGTCACTGCCGTGATGCCTGTGCAGGGCCGGTTGACCACGCCTTACCGCACGGGTCACGAAGGTCTGGACATCGCCGCTCCTACCGGCACACTGATCCGGGCAGCGCGCAGCGGTGTGGTCATAGAAAGCCGGTTTGATGGCCGCACCGGGTGGGGCTGGACCATCGTCATTGACCATGGCGGGGGGCTGAAGACCCGCTACAGTCACAACAGTGCCAATCTGGCCCGGGTGGGCGCGCAAGTACAGATGGGGGACGTCATTGCCCGGGTGGGGAGCACCGGCAATAGCACGGGCCCGCATCTGGACTACCGGGTGATCCAGAACGGTCAGACGATCAATCCGATGGCGTGGTATTGA
- a CDS encoding heavy metal translocating P-type ATPase, translated as MSKTIELGVQGMTCASCVGRVERGLGKVEGVESAAVNLATERATVTYDPALTTPQALIAKVKDVGYEPLVSQIDLSVQGMTCANCVGRVERALTKVDGVLSASVNLATERASVTYLPSSVSAGQLKAAVRASGYEVLDTEAGQDRSDQEREAREKEVQGLRRAVTLSAVFAVPLLLLAMIPMLYMPAHMWLMGWTTERTLNWVMLALALPVQFGPGLRFYRLGWKAIKNRSPDMNALVMIGTSAAFFYSLLVTLVPQIFPAGTAHVYYEASAVVISLILLGKYFEALAKGRSSEAMKKLLGLQAKTARVLRGGQELELPVDEVLLGDLISVRPGEKLPVDGEVTGGQSYVDESMITGEPIPVAKQVGAAVVGGTINQNGALQFRATKIGADTALAQIIQLVERAQGSKPPIQGLADAVVAVFVPVVLGIAALTFLVWLIFGGEQALSFALVNTVAVLIIACPCAMGLATPTSVMVGTGKAAELGVLFRSGTALEGLQGVKVVAMDKTGTLTKGKPELTDFVLAPGFERVSVLKLVAAAEDQSEHPIARAIVDAAKREGIAVMAAEQAEAVPGFGLDAGVEGHRVHVGADRYMAQLGLDVSPFAAEARRLGDEGKSPLYAAIDGRLAALIAVADPIKAGSLEAVQALHQQGLRVAMITGDNARTAQAIARQLGIDEVLAEVLPSGKSDAIKELQSKGHSVAFVGDGINDAPALAQADVGLAIGTGTDVAVETADVILMSGDLRGVPNAVALSRATLRNIRLNLFWAFAYNIILIPVAAGVLYPAFGWLLSPVLAAAAMGISSVFVLSNALRLRGFKPPVPPPTSKVAITTLPAHS; from the coding sequence GTGAGTAAAACCATTGAGTTGGGCGTGCAGGGGATGACCTGTGCCAGTTGCGTGGGCCGGGTGGAACGGGGCCTGGGTAAGGTGGAGGGGGTGGAGAGTGCGGCAGTGAACCTCGCCACCGAGCGGGCCACCGTGACCTACGATCCGGCGCTGACCACGCCGCAGGCCTTAATCGCCAAGGTCAAGGATGTAGGCTATGAGCCCTTGGTCAGCCAGATAGACCTGAGTGTGCAGGGGATGACCTGTGCCAACTGTGTGGGACGTGTGGAACGGGCGCTGACCAAAGTCGACGGCGTGCTGAGCGCGAGCGTGAACCTCGCGACCGAGCGAGCCAGCGTAACGTACTTGCCATCCAGCGTGAGTGCCGGGCAACTGAAAGCAGCGGTGCGGGCTTCGGGCTACGAGGTGCTGGACACGGAAGCAGGCCAAGACCGCAGTGATCAGGAACGCGAGGCCCGTGAGAAGGAGGTTCAAGGCCTGCGCCGCGCCGTGACCCTCAGCGCGGTATTCGCTGTCCCTCTCCTGTTGCTGGCGATGATCCCCATGCTGTACATGCCCGCGCACATGTGGCTGATGGGCTGGACCACCGAGCGCACGCTGAACTGGGTCATGCTGGCCCTGGCCCTGCCAGTACAGTTCGGCCCTGGCCTGCGTTTTTACCGCCTGGGCTGGAAGGCCATCAAAAACCGCTCGCCGGACATGAACGCCCTGGTCATGATCGGCACCAGTGCAGCATTTTTCTATTCTCTCTTGGTCACGCTGGTGCCTCAGATTTTCCCCGCGGGGACGGCACACGTGTACTACGAAGCCTCGGCTGTGGTGATCAGCCTCATTTTGCTCGGCAAATATTTTGAGGCGCTGGCTAAAGGCCGTTCCAGCGAGGCCATGAAAAAGCTGCTGGGCCTGCAGGCCAAAACAGCCCGCGTCCTGCGTGGTGGTCAGGAACTCGAGCTTCCAGTGGATGAAGTCCTGCTGGGTGACCTAATCTCGGTGCGCCCCGGTGAAAAGCTTCCGGTGGACGGCGAGGTGACGGGTGGACAGTCTTACGTGGACGAGAGCATGATCACTGGAGAACCTATTCCTGTCGCCAAGCAAGTGGGTGCAGCAGTCGTGGGCGGCACCATCAATCAGAATGGTGCGTTGCAGTTCAGAGCGACCAAGATCGGGGCAGATACGGCATTGGCCCAGATCATCCAGTTGGTGGAACGTGCCCAGGGCTCCAAACCACCCATTCAGGGCCTCGCCGATGCGGTCGTCGCTGTCTTTGTTCCGGTGGTACTGGGCATCGCCGCGCTGACCTTCCTGGTCTGGCTGATCTTCGGCGGTGAGCAAGCCCTTAGCTTTGCCCTGGTGAATACGGTCGCCGTGTTGATCATCGCCTGTCCCTGTGCCATGGGTCTAGCCACCCCGACCAGCGTGATGGTGGGCACCGGCAAAGCCGCCGAACTGGGCGTGTTGTTCCGCAGCGGCACAGCGCTGGAAGGCTTGCAGGGCGTGAAGGTCGTGGCGATGGACAAAACAGGCACCCTGACCAAAGGCAAACCCGAACTGACCGACTTCGTGTTGGCTCCGGGCTTCGAGCGTGTGTCGGTGCTGAAACTGGTGGCCGCCGCCGAAGACCAATCCGAACACCCTATCGCCCGCGCCATCGTGGACGCGGCCAAGCGGGAAGGGATTGCGGTCATGGCCGCCGAGCAGGCCGAAGCAGTCCCGGGGTTTGGGTTGGATGCAGGCGTAGAAGGCCATCGCGTGCATGTGGGAGCGGATCGCTATATGGCGCAGTTGGGTCTGGATGTCAGTCCTTTTGCTGCAGAAGCCCGCAGATTGGGTGACGAAGGCAAAAGCCCGCTCTACGCCGCCATTGATGGCCGACTCGCCGCCTTGATCGCGGTGGCCGATCCCATCAAAGCGGGCAGTCTGGAAGCGGTACAGGCCCTCCACCAGCAGGGCCTCCGGGTCGCCATGATCACGGGCGACAATGCCCGCACCGCGCAGGCGATTGCCCGTCAACTGGGCATTGACGAGGTGCTGGCCGAAGTCTTGCCGAGCGGGAAAAGTGACGCTATTAAAGAGCTGCAATCCAAAGGGCACTCGGTGGCTTTCGTGGGTGACGGCATCAACGACGCACCCGCCTTAGCGCAGGCGGATGTGGGCTTGGCTATCGGTACGGGAACCGACGTGGCGGTAGAGACCGCCGACGTGATCCTGATGAGCGGCGACCTGCGCGGCGTCCCGAATGCGGTGGCCCTGTCCCGCGCCACCCTGCGCAATATTCGCCTGAACCTGTTCTGGGCCTTTGCCTACAACATCATCCTGATTCCAGTCGCTGCAGGCGTGCTGTATCCGGCGTTCGGCTGGCTCCTGAGTCCAGTCCTAGCCGCCGCCGCCATGGGGATATCGAGCGTCTTCGTGCTCAGCAACGCCCTCAGGTTACGGGGCTTTAAACCCCCAGTCCCGCCCCCCACCAGCAAGGTGGCCATCACCACCCTTCCCGCTCATTCTTAA
- a CDS encoding heavy-metal-associated domain-containing protein: MTKQTIELTVSGMTCGHCEKAVQGALKSVPGVQDVRVDLKGGTATVHGDADAQALIAAVTEEGYLAQVRA; encoded by the coding sequence ATGACGAAGCAGACCATTGAACTGACGGTATCGGGCATGACCTGCGGACATTGCGAAAAAGCAGTGCAAGGGGCCTTAAAAAGTGTGCCTGGCGTGCAGGACGTACGCGTAGACCTCAAAGGTGGGACAGCGACCGTGCATGGTGACGCTGATGCACAGGCCCTGATCGCAGCCGTGACCGAAGAGGGCTACCTTGCCCAAGTCCGCGCTTAA
- a CDS encoding metal-sensitive transcriptional regulator, which translates to MPEDARKRAARRLKIARGHLDSIVTMLDKEDAYCVDVLRQLKAVQGALSGAGEVVLRGHLEAHVATASTRGDSVEIVEELMEALKYT; encoded by the coding sequence ATGCCCGAAGACGCCCGTAAACGTGCGGCGCGGCGACTGAAGATCGCACGAGGCCACCTGGACAGCATCGTCACCATGCTGGACAAAGAAGATGCATACTGCGTGGACGTCTTGCGTCAACTCAAAGCCGTGCAGGGGGCCTTGTCGGGAGCTGGAGAAGTGGTCTTGCGCGGGCACCTTGAAGCTCACGTCGCTACAGCGTCGACCCGCGGTGACAGCGTCGAAATTGTGGAAGAACTGATGGAAGCCCTGAAATACACTTAA
- a CDS encoding cell wall metabolism sensor histidine kinase WalK, which yields MKLFARLLLHHLVVVSVMGAVLILAAELAALPFIRHHVEEMAAMIGPEGESLRTDLAAGMRGTLTRALIVALPMALVVATLTAWVAARRVTASVRVLQAGSGAIASGEYARRLPTAGHDELADLARSFNVMAATLQRVEESRVELMGNVGHELRTPVAAARGYAEAAEDGIFPTSLAISSIRRELAVMERLVEDLTVVSRVEAGQVDLHLQTVAVNDVLRQAQERYELPFESRQVTLQVTSPDSPLWVWIDPERGQQILANLLGNALRHTPAGRSVQLRVTIQPGQVIFLVEDSGTGIAPEHTERVFERFFRADLARRRGEGSGVGLTIARGLARAMHGDVQVVSSTPQGSTFCWRASAIKEIPAPPLHPRD from the coding sequence ATGAAACTGTTCGCGCGCCTGTTGCTTCACCATTTGGTCGTGGTCAGCGTGATGGGGGCCGTGTTGATCTTGGCGGCTGAATTGGCAGCCCTCCCCTTTATTCGTCACCATGTCGAGGAAATGGCCGCAATGATTGGCCCTGAGGGCGAAAGCCTGCGGACTGATCTGGCGGCAGGCATGCGCGGGACGTTGACGCGCGCCTTGATCGTGGCGCTGCCCATGGCGCTCGTCGTGGCGACGTTAACCGCGTGGGTTGCTGCTCGGCGGGTGACCGCTTCGGTTCGCGTATTACAGGCCGGGAGCGGGGCGATTGCCAGTGGAGAGTATGCCCGGCGCTTGCCAACGGCGGGACACGACGAACTGGCAGACCTAGCACGGTCATTTAACGTGATGGCGGCCACGTTGCAACGGGTCGAGGAGAGCCGGGTGGAGTTGATGGGGAATGTCGGCCATGAGCTGCGGACGCCTGTGGCTGCCGCTCGTGGTTACGCGGAGGCGGCGGAGGACGGCATTTTCCCCACCTCACTGGCCATTTCCAGTATTCGGCGGGAACTGGCCGTGATGGAACGTCTGGTAGAGGATTTGACCGTGGTCAGCCGCGTTGAAGCGGGCCAGGTCGACTTACATCTCCAAACGGTGGCCGTGAATGATGTTCTGCGGCAAGCCCAGGAGCGGTATGAGCTGCCCTTTGAAAGCCGTCAGGTGACCTTGCAGGTGACCTCTCCAGACTCGCCACTCTGGGTCTGGATTGATCCGGAGCGCGGACAACAAATCCTGGCGAACCTGTTGGGCAATGCCCTGCGGCATACCCCTGCAGGTCGCAGTGTTCAGTTACGAGTCACAATTCAGCCCGGACAAGTGATCTTCCTGGTGGAGGATAGCGGTACAGGGATCGCACCCGAGCATACCGAGCGGGTGTTTGAGCGCTTCTTCCGAGCAGATTTGGCCCGTCGGCGGGGTGAGGGCAGCGGCGTCGGGTTGACGATCGCGCGTGGGCTGGCCCGCGCCATGCACGGAGACGTTCAGGTCGTGTCCTCTACGCCTCAGGGCAGCACCTTTTGCTGGAGGGCTTCGGCAATCAAGGAGATTCCCGCACCGCCCCTGCATCCAAGGGATTAA
- a CDS encoding response regulator transcription factor translates to MATILIVDDDPGIVEVLQAYLRAEGHVVETAMDGTAAVPLLARANVAVLDWMLPGLTGVELTQYIRTAHPDLPVLLLTARGEIENRLEGLDAGADDYMVKPFSPREVVARVRALLRRVQIRERIVVGPLEVDVTSRQLTLNGEGVSFSRTEFDLLITLAQHPGMVWSRDRLLERVWGSNYLGTTRVVDVHITAIRRKLGDDADAPTFIETVRGLGYRFRES, encoded by the coding sequence GTGGCGACGATCTTGATCGTGGATGACGATCCTGGAATCGTTGAGGTGTTGCAGGCTTATTTAAGAGCGGAAGGGCACGTCGTTGAAACTGCCATGGACGGAACCGCCGCTGTGCCCCTCTTGGCGCGGGCCAATGTCGCGGTGCTGGACTGGATGCTGCCGGGCCTCACCGGCGTGGAGCTCACGCAGTACATTCGGACGGCCCACCCTGATCTCCCTGTCCTGCTGCTGACGGCCCGGGGTGAGATTGAGAACCGTCTTGAGGGCTTGGATGCCGGGGCCGATGACTACATGGTGAAGCCGTTCAGCCCGCGTGAAGTGGTGGCGCGGGTTCGGGCCCTGCTGCGCCGGGTGCAGATCCGTGAACGGATCGTGGTCGGCCCATTGGAAGTGGACGTGACGTCTCGTCAACTCACCCTAAACGGCGAAGGGGTCAGTTTCTCCCGGACAGAGTTTGACCTCCTCATCACGCTGGCTCAGCATCCCGGGATGGTGTGGTCACGTGACCGGTTGCTGGAGCGTGTCTGGGGTTCAAACTACCTGGGCACCACCCGAGTCGTGGACGTGCACATCACGGCCATTCGCCGCAAACTGGGAGACGATGCCGACGCCCCCACATTCATTGAAACGGTTCGGGGGCTGGGATACCGATTTCGGGAGAGCTGA
- a CDS encoding S9 family peptidase — MNAYQAISPNFFLQNLKGRSLQLHHATADTHVPYRFSQVLAGALKQAKQPHVLFTYANDNHLSNNLILALARSVAFSSRICE, encoded by the coding sequence GTGAACGCCTATCAAGCCATCTCACCGAACTTCTTTCTTCAAAACTTGAAAGGACGTTCCCTGCAACTTCACCACGCTACGGCAGACACCCACGTGCCGTACCGATTTTCTCAAGTCCTGGCAGGGGCCTTGAAGCAGGCGAAGCAACCCCATGTCCTGTTCACCTACGCCAACGACAACCACCTTAGCAATAACTTGATACTGGCATTGGCGCGTTCCGTCGCGTTTTCAAGCAGAATCTGTGAATGA
- a CDS encoding DoxX family protein, whose product MTSIRTSWIPEPHITKFLFADIRLAPLWALIRIYVGYEWLIAGWGKVTSPSGVWVGDQAGAAVSGFLKGALTKTTGDHPDVQGWYAWFIQNVALPNASVFSYLVAYGEVLIGLALIIGLFTGLAAFFGGLLNASFLLAGAVSSNPLLFILATWLVLAWRVAGYWGLDRWALEKVGVRVFSKPPANLTQV is encoded by the coding sequence ATGACAAGCATTCGCACCAGTTGGATTCCCGAGCCCCACATCACTAAGTTTCTCTTCGCAGACATCCGACTCGCGCCCCTGTGGGCTCTGATCCGTATTTACGTTGGCTATGAGTGGCTCATCGCCGGTTGGGGCAAGGTCACCAGTCCCAGCGGAGTTTGGGTGGGTGACCAGGCTGGTGCCGCCGTCTCCGGGTTCTTGAAAGGGGCACTCACGAAAACGACTGGTGATCATCCAGATGTGCAGGGCTGGTACGCTTGGTTCATCCAGAATGTCGCGCTTCCCAATGCAAGTGTCTTTTCTTACCTAGTCGCCTACGGGGAAGTCCTGATTGGCCTCGCACTGATCATCGGACTCTTTACAGGCCTCGCGGCCTTCTTCGGAGGCTTGCTGAACGCTAGTTTTCTACTGGCTGGTGCCGTGAGCAGCAATCCGTTGCTGTTCATCTTGGCGACGTGGCTCGTTCTGGCGTGGCGAGTGGCTGGGTACTGGGGACTCGACCGCTGGGCTCTAGAGAAGGTAGGCGTTCGCGTTTTCTCTAAGCCACCAGCCAACCTCACCCAGGTGTAA
- a CDS encoding CBS domain-containing protein, with product MPIHKIMSTDLHTVGPDEPLPIALMKMKARPCRHLPVVEEGRLVGMLSDRDLKDAWPSRAPLISGHERIQNIGQVKVRSIMTTEVVTIDEEASIAEGATKLLSRNVGALVVVNHYGQLTGIVTVKDMLRELVRLL from the coding sequence ATGCCTATCCACAAGATCATGTCCACTGACCTTCATACGGTTGGGCCAGATGAGCCTTTACCGATTGCACTGATGAAGATGAAAGCCCGGCCTTGTCGACATCTTCCTGTGGTGGAAGAAGGTCGACTGGTGGGTATGTTGAGCGACCGAGATCTCAAGGATGCTTGGCCCTCCAGAGCCCCACTGATCTCTGGACACGAAAGGATTCAGAATATCGGTCAGGTTAAAGTCCGCAGCATCATGACCACTGAGGTCGTGACGATTGATGAAGAGGCCTCCATTGCAGAAGGAGCCACCAAGCTCTTGAGCCGAAATGTCGGTGCGCTGGTGGTGGTCAACCACTATGGACAGTTGACTGGGATCGTGACTGTAAAAGATATGCTCCGCGAGTTGGTTCGCCTGCTGTGA